The following is a genomic window from Treponema pallidum subsp. pallidum str. Nichols.
TGCGCGACAACATCTGTCCTGTAAAAATAACAGGTGTAGGAATGCGCATGAGCGTTGAGTACAGTGACAACCATGCGAAGGGAAATGCAAGTGCACTTTGGGCACACACCAAGAGTATGCGCGAAGCACACCGCGGCATGAGCGACCAGCCAAAGGCGAGCACCATAGGAGAAACTGCGAGGGGTAGAAAGGGTAGGCGTGTTTTCCATCTGGAAACGTGTCGCATGAGTACCATATATCCGTAACACAGCACGCTACCGACAGTGACGCAAAAACTCCAAAAGCCGATCCATATGGTGCTGCGCAGCGCATGCCAGAACGATGGCGCAGAAAAAAGGGTGTGCCATGCAGTGAGGGTGAACGATACGGTCCTTCCTGCACGGTGGCGCGTTATTGAGTGAAGAACAAGAGAAAAAAGAGGGAGAATGAGAAAAAAAAGAATTCCGCACAGCAGTGCAAAAAATCCTATGCGCTCAATGTTTCCCTGTATGCTTTGTGTGGGCAGAGGGCGTGTGCGCGCTACGCACGACTGCGCCTGCTGCGATTCTTCTGTGGAAACGCCCCAGATCATAAGCAGTGCGTAAAACGTCTGACTCAGTGCGAGGGTACTCGCGTAGGGGTGTGCAGCCTGTGTTCGTATACTGCGATAGAGCTCCACTTCCAACGTGGTGAACGTTGTGCCGCCGAGTAAGAGCACCATCATGAGGCTGAAAAAGCAGTACAAAAAAATAACAAGAAAGGAAGAACGCAGTGCGCCGGCGAGTGCAGGAAGGGTGATGGTATAGAAAACTCTATACGCGCGCGCGCCTAACAGGCGCGCGGCGTCTTCAGCGTCTGCGGAGATGGTATTCCAGGCTCTAGCGATGATAGCGAGTGCGAGGGGAAAATTATACCAGGCGTGCGCAATCACCACGCCAGAGGCAGAATATAAAAAGGTGCGTGGCGTAGAGACACCCCAGAGTGTGCCGAGCGTACGCGTGCACAAACCATTTTTCCCGAAGGAAAGAAGAAATGCCAGCGCCATGGTTAAGGGCGGGATGGCAAGTGGTATGGCACAGAGTGCAGGAAAAAGCGCCCGCGCGCGAAGGGAGCGTTTTACAAAAAAAAACGCGGCACCAAAACCTACTGCGCACGCGAGCACCGCTGAGCAGAGTGCTTGAAAAACGCTCTGCGCGAACAGTGCCCCAAAGCGTGCGGCACCAGGCGTGCCGGGAGGGAGGAAGAAAGGAGTGATGGGGGAACCTGTCTGCAAAGTTCCCGGTGAGGGATGTGCCGCAGTGTTTTCTAATCTCGGTTTAGAGAAAAAGGCGCTTCCCGCCGTGAACACGGGGATAAGGAATGTGCCTATACTCAGCGAGAAGCACAACGCACAGATGAGAGCAACACAGTAGTTGCGCGCGTCCCTTCCTCTTGTCAGATAGAGAGCTCCAGACGCACACGAGCGGCGGCACGGATGTAAGAGCGTGGTCATGGGGTTGATGCGTGTAATGCCGCTGCTGCAGCGCGGCACATCTGCGGCGAGAGAGACACGCAGGCAGCAGGTTGAGGGACTGCAGAGAATGCGGCAGGCAACGGTACGTCAGGATTGGCCGGGTACATCCACTGAGTGAGGGGAAGGAGCTCCTGCGCTTCAGTGCTGAGCAGAAAGTCGATAAACTGAGTAGCAACCCGCGCATGTTTCGTACGCTTCACCAGGCTAATACCTTCGATATGCATGGGGTGGCCCTCGGGAAAGAGGAGAGGTTTAAAGCGCGTATGGTTGTCATGGTGCAGGTGGTACGCTGCACTTGTGGTGTAACTAAGTACCAGTGCGGCTTCCCCTGCGGTGAACAAGCCGTATGCGGCGCTCCAGCTCGGGGCGAGCGCAAGGAGATTCGCGCGATAGAGCGTATTCCAGAACGCAGGCCATGCAGCGCCGAGTGATGTGTGGGCCCAACCGATAAAGATCGTACCAAGCACGTTAGTATGCGGGTCTGCAAGTGCAATGCTTTTTGCGTAGACGGGATTTGCAAGATCTGAAAGCCGCTGTGGCTCGGGAAGCGCAGCGTCTGTGTTGAACATGAAGGCGACGTACCCCCAGTCATAGGGGACTGCGAGGTTGTGTGGGTCTATGCGCAAGGCGTGAGGAAGCGGAAGGGCCGGTTGGTAGGGACTGAAGAGATCTGCTTCACGCGCAAGGGGGAGGGTGTATTGGTCAACCCCGATGATAAGATCGGCACCTCTGGATGACGGCGTGTGCTGATCGCGGATGGCACGATGAATAGCGCGCGTGACGTCCTCAAACACCACGTACTGAACGGAATACCCTGTTTTCGCGTAGAAGCGCCGCGCAAGTTCAGGGCCAGGTCCCCATTCAGAAGCAAAGGAGTCGTAGACATAGATAACAAGCGACGGCGCGTCCGTCCGGCTGCGACTACAGCAGCAGAGCGACAACGCTGCAGCGCAGCAGAAGACAACACGCATACGGTGAGCCATAGCCTCTCCCCGCCGGGGACTATAGCATAGCTCTAGAGCTCCTATCCAGGGTGAGGGGTACAGTGCTGCTGTCTTGCTCAAAGGGAGTGCATTCGGTACACTCGCCCGCATGAGTGTGTGTTGTACGTCCTCCGAAGAGCGGATTGAACGGAGCAAGAATCTCGTTCACCTTGTCGCGCAGGTTGCTGGTGCGTACGCGCAGCTGCCTGCTCAGTATGCTAAAAGTAGCTCAGGAGTCTTTGAAATTACTTCTTTTTCCTCGTTTTACGAGCATGTTTGCCTGTTTGCCGCGGGTCTGGCCAGCATTGGGTGTGGTCGTGGTGATTGCATTGGTTTGATTTCCGACAATCGGGTTGAGTGGCTCCACGCGAGCTTTGGTATTCAGGCGCTTGGTGCAGCAGACGTCCCGCGTGGCTCTGACGCTACCGAGCGTGATCTTGTGCAGATTCTCGGTGCGGTAGAGGCACGCACCGTAATTGTGGAGAATGACGCGCAGTTGAAAAAACTCGCGCGGTGTTTTGATGCGTTGCCGAGCGTGTCGCAGATCGTGTTGTTGGATGCGGGCGGTGCGTACCAGGCGATGAAGGATGAGTTTGTCCAGAATGAGGACGGTTCTGCGCGGAAGTGCTCTTTTTTCACCTACCAGGACATACTCGCGCATGGGACACAGTTTCGGGTGCACCATCCAGGCAGGATAGAGGATGAGATTGGGCGTACCACGCGCGCGGACGTTGCTACTATTATTTTCACATCCGGTACCACGGGCACCCCGAAGGGAGTGGTGCTTTCGCACGAGAATTTTCTTTGTCAGTTAATCGATATCTCCCGCAGGCTGACCGTGTGTCCGGGGGATATCGCGTTGTCAGTGTTGCCTGTGTGGCACGTTTTTGAGCGAATTAGCGAGTATGTGGTACTGTCCCACGCAGGGGGCGTTGCTTACTCCAAGCCGGTAGGGTCGGTGATGCTTGCGGATTTGGCAAAGCTTAATCCTCACTTTTTGCCTTCTGTGCCTCGCATCTGGGAGGCCATTCACGATGGCATTTTCAAGAATGTGCGTAAGAAAGGGGGTGTTGCTGCAGCACTTTTCCATTTCTTTTTGGCAGCAGGCAAAGCGTACGCTTACTTTTACCGCAGCGTGTTTGGGCTGCGTACGCATACCACGCGTCGTGCGCAGTTTTGTGCGCCGCTGTTTGCCTGTGTGCCGTGGCTCCTTTTAGTTCCTCTGCACTTTCTTGGAAATGTCTTGGTGTTCCGCAAGGTACGGAAGAAGTTTGGTACCTCCTTTAAGACTGCTATCTCAGGGGGGGGCGCGCTTCCTCCAAATGTGGATGAGTTTTTGTACGCTATTGGCGTGAGAGTGCTTGAGGGGTACGGTCTGACGGAAACGGCGCCGGTAATTGCCATGCGCAGTGAGCGCAGGCCAGTGTTCGGTTCCGTGGGTACACCCTGCGCGTACAATGAAGTGAAGATTGTGGATGACACTGGCGCCCAGCTTCCGGTGGGGTATAAGGGGATAGTGCTTGTACGCGGCAAAAATATAATGCAGGGGTACTATAAAAATCCTGAGCTTACCGCGCAGGTGTTAGATGCAGACGGTTGGTTTAATACGGGGGATATTGGCTACCGCTGCGTGGGTGGACAGATTGTGTTACGGGGACGTAAGAAGGATACGGTTGTGCTGCGTGGTGGAGAGAACGTGGAGCCAGTTCCCCTCGAAATGAGTATGCAGGAGTCCCGTTTTATTGCGCGTGCAGTGGTAGTCGGGCAAGATGAGCGGTATTTGGCGGCGTTGATAGTTCCGGACGAGGCAGAGCTGCGGCTGTGGGCAGAGGCGCAGGAACTCCGCACAGAGTGCATGGAAGAATTGCTAGTAAATCCTGCAGTGGTGAAGTTTTTCGAGCAGGAAATAGCAAAGCGGATATCACTCGAGAACGGGTTTAAGATATTCGAGCGGATTAACCGTTTTGTGCTTCTGCCGAAGGTCTTTGAAGTGGGAGTGGAGCTTTCCGCAAAGCAGGAGGTAATGCGCCACCGGGTCGCCGACCTGTACGCAAAGGAGATCGCGCAGCTCTTTTCCTAGCAGGGTCCCTGGTGGCAGGGGAACGGGCGTGTACGCCGCTCCTCTGCTCCGCAAACCCTGGCCCGCGGGGCCTTTGCGGCGGACTGGACTTGAACCAGCAAGCCTTACGGCACTAGCACCTCGAGCTAGCGTGTATACCACTTCCACCACCGCCGCACAGCGGGCGCAAGCCTGTCATATTTGGCTTCAGGAGATCAATGGCTTTTTGTGTATTCTCTCGTTTTTCCTTTCAAAAAGGAGGCATGCTCTGAGTTCACGCCGACCTTCGTGTAGCGAGCTTGCTCAGTTGTTCTGGGTCTTTTTCAAGATAGGTTTGAGTACTTTTGGTGGTGGAGTTGCGATGCTTCCGCTTTTGAAGCGTTTGCTCTGCGAACACAAAAAGTGGGTGGATGAGGAAGAGTTGGTGAATTGTTTTGCCATCGGTCAGTGTACACCTGGCATTATTGCGGTAAACGTCGCTACCTTTTGCGGTGCAAAGCGTGCACGCTTTTGGGGCGCGCTTTGCACCACGCTGGGGGTAGTGACACCCTCATTTCTTATCATCGTTTTCCTTGCAGTTGGGATTCGTAGTCTCCACACCTATGCATGGACCACGCGTGTGCTCAAAGGCATGAACGTCGCGGTATCAGTGCTACTGATGCGGACGCTTTTCGCGCTTAGGAAAAAATCGTTACCCGATGCAGGTGCCTGGGTTACTGCCATGGGTACGTATGGGATGATGCATGTATTTCATTTTCCCTCCCTCCTTGCCATGTTAAGTGCAGCGCTTGCAGGATTGGCAATAAAAACCGTACGTATGTGGTGTGCGTCACGCGTATGAACTTGTGGTCTTTGTGCTTTTTATTCATGTATGTCGGTCTCTGTTCTATTGGAGGTGGCTTGGTATCCCTCAGCGTCATGCAGCGTGAGCTTTTAATCCGGGGTATGGTGAGTGCCGAGCATTTTTATTCAATGGTTGCTATTTCAGAGTCTACACCTGGACCAATTGGAATTAACTTGGCAACCTACGTGGGCTACGAGTATGCAGGTATAGCAGGTGCGCTTGTGTGCACGAGCGCATTGGTGTTTCCTTCGTTTATCATTATTTTTTTTATGGAGCGTGTTTTGCGCGCCTTTCAACACAGCGTGATACTTACGCGCATGCTGTATGGTCTGCGTGCCGGTGCCTTGGGTATGATCGCAGGCGCTGTGGGAACTGTGTTTTCTATAGCAGTATTTCCCTATGCACAGTTTTTTCAGTTTGTAATTGGAAAAAGAAATACACCACCATCGCTCGATGTGCATACACTCACGCTGTTTTTGGTGTTATGCGCACTGAGCTTTTTCTTCAAAAGGATACACCCAGTTTTCTTGATATTCCTGGGCGCGCTGGGTGCGTTATGCTTTGGTAATTGAATCAGTACGTTACCTTTTCTTTGTAGAAAAGGCTTTGAGAAAGAGCATCTTTTCTGTTTCGTATCCAGCGTTCAAGTCGACTTTCCAGTAGAAAAGACACTTGATGCCTTCGGTGTTTGCATACTGGTTCGATGTACTTTCGCACAGAGGCGTGATAGCCACGTCAGGGTTCTCGTTTCCTTCGATCGTAAAGACAGTCTTCCCCTCAGGATCGGTAAGACGCATCCATGAAATGCAGGGAAAATGATCACGGGTAATTGCTGCAGTGTACTTTTCATTTTCCGAAAAAACCACAAGCTCGGGTGCAGCGTCATCAGTACCGTGTACGGCAAGATTCATTTCCACTGCAAAAAATGCGGAAAGATTGAGGGGACTTTCGTTTTTTAAGATGTACTGAACTTGTACGCCTTCAGACTTAAAAAAGTACTGTTTTTTTAATGAAACAGGCTGATTGAATTCTTCAAAGATACCTTCCGCCCTAAGTGTAAGCTCGTGCTTTATAGGATCGAATCCTATTTCCTGATAAGGGGTATGCGAGAACACCGTGGGCACGGCATGGCCGGGGTTTTCTCGCAGGTGCACAACATCTTGCTCAGAGAGCACATAGTCAATAAAAATGCCTCCCGGTTGTCGAGGGACTGCTGCATAGTTTTTATACGATGAAAAAATGTCAAATTCAAAAATCAGTCCACCTGGTAATTGGACGTACATATTCATCAGCTCCCTTTGAGAGAGAAACTCCCGTACACCATCGAAGTTAAAGTCGAACGTAATGAGAGAATTATTAAACACACCAGGAGTGCGTGCCACTTTTTCTGCAGTCAGGAGGTATTTATATGCAGTACGTTGCGCGCTTCCTGCGGATGCGTACCCCCGATCAGAAGAAATAAAAAAAACTCCCTGTTCTGCTTTCCATAATTCGGACAGTGCATGATGCTTGCGTTGTTTATCTCCTTTAATTTGCATAGCAATATTGTGTACGTACATCATCTTTGCGTACAACAACCGCGCGTGTGTGCTGCATATTATTAATTGCTTGGCCGTTTTGTGCAAAAGGACATCGTTTCGCACCATATTCGAAGCGATGTATCCGAAACAAACAGGAGGCTCTTTGTATATTTCTCCAGTATGCGTTAAACGAAAGGGAGAGTTCGGTTTTTGCACGTATTGAATAAATGTTTTAAACCAAGTGGATGCATTGTCGTGTGTAAAAAATAATTTTTGGTAGCAGTCGAGCGGAAGCATGAAAATGAGCACAGTACCGGGGGTGTCGCCGTACCGTGCGACAAGTTGCGCATAGAATGTTTCAGCGGGGGTGTCAATCGTCAGTTCGCGGTACGGTAATGCAACAAGGCATTTGCTGCTGTCCTCAAGTACTGCAGGTTTAGTAGCGGGCATATCAGAGGCTTCGAAGAGACGGTAATCTAGGAGACAGTATTCCATTCCGGCCTTTACGAGTGAGGGAATGAGCGCGGCGCTCCATGCAGATGCTTCCAGAAAGCAGCCCCGTGGGCGTTTTATAACGTGTTCTCGCAAGGTAGAAGTGAGTAGCTCAATTTGACTAATTACATCCGCCTGAGGGAGGAGGGGAAGATACGGCTGGTAAAAACCGCCGCTGAGTAATTCAAGCCGTTTGGAACCAAGCAGATTGTTGATAAGATAAGGATAGGGAGAATTCTTTTTTTGTATAAATTGAAAAAAAGAACCGGTCATGTGCACCGTCAGTGGGAGTTGTTCGTGCCTGCACAGACCTGAAAAAAATGCCTGGTACTGAGAAGGATCGTGCTCTGCGTGCAGGGACTGAACACATGCTTCCGTTAACTTCGCAGCAAATGCGATACGTATTTTGGTATTGTCTCCTTTTTTCATAATCGGGTTCTCATCCCCGCCGCGGGTATCGGAAAAAGCCACAGCTCGTCAGTACCGTACAGGCTCAGTGCAATAAAACCCATACTTGCTAAGAGAAGTGCAGCTGTTTTCTCCACTGCAGTGCCGTTTCCCTGCGTGATGCGCTGATGTATCGC
Proteins encoded in this region:
- a CDS encoding ABC transporter permease, translated to MTTLLHPCRRSCASGALYLTRGRDARNYCVALICALCFSLSIGTFLIPVFTAGSAFFSKPRLENTAAHPSPGTLQTGSPITPFFLPPGTPGAARFGALFAQSVFQALCSAVLACAVGFGAAFFFVKRSLRARALFPALCAIPLAIPPLTMALAFLLSFGKNGLCTRTLGTLWGVSTPRTFLYSASGVVIAHAWYNFPLALAIIARAWNTISADAEDAARLLGARAYRVFYTITLPALAGALRSSFLVIFLYCFFSLMMVLLLGGTTFTTLEVELYRSIRTQAAHPYASTLALSQTFYALLMIWGVSTEESQQAQSCVARTRPLPTQSIQGNIERIGFFALLCGILFFLILPLFSLVLHSITRHRAGRTVSFTLTAWHTLFSAPSFWHALRSTIWIGFWSFCVTVGSVLCYGYMVLMRHVSRWKTRLPFLPLAVSPMVLAFGWSLMPRCASRILLVCAQSALAFPFAWLSLYSTLMRIPTPVIFTGQMLSRNRLDFFLRTICPLCKKGIVSAGVYAFALSAADAAFPLVLEIPDFQSVALLLYRLSSTYRFAESSALALVLSLASSVLLIGVHRCKEYSYG
- a CDS encoding thiamine ABC transporter substrate-binding protein; the protein is MAHRMRVVFCCAAALSLCCCSRSRTDAPSLVIYVYDSFASEWGPGPELARRFYAKTGYSVQYVVFEDVTRAIHRAIRDQHTPSSRGADLIIGVDQYTLPLAREADLFSPYQPALPLPHALRIDPHNLAVPYDWGYVAFMFNTDAALPEPQRLSDLANPVYAKSIALADPHTNVLGTIFIGWAHTSLGAAWPAFWNTLYRANLLALAPSWSAAYGLFTAGEAALVLSYTTSAAYHLHHDNHTRFKPLLFPEGHPMHIEGISLVKRTKHARVATQFIDFLLSTEAQELLPLTQWMYPANPDVPLPAAFSAVPQPAACVSLSPQMCRAAAAALHASTP
- a CDS encoding AMP-dependent synthetase/ligase, translating into MSVCCTSSEERIERSKNLVHLVAQVAGAYAQLPAQYAKSSSGVFEITSFSSFYEHVCLFAAGLASIGCGRGDCIGLISDNRVEWLHASFGIQALGAADVPRGSDATERDLVQILGAVEARTVIVENDAQLKKLARCFDALPSVSQIVLLDAGGAYQAMKDEFVQNEDGSARKCSFFTYQDILAHGTQFRVHHPGRIEDEIGRTTRADVATIIFTSGTTGTPKGVVLSHENFLCQLIDISRRLTVCPGDIALSVLPVWHVFERISEYVVLSHAGGVAYSKPVGSVMLADLAKLNPHFLPSVPRIWEAIHDGIFKNVRKKGGVAAALFHFFLAAGKAYAYFYRSVFGLRTHTTRRAQFCAPLFACVPWLLLVPLHFLGNVLVFRKVRKKFGTSFKTAISGGGALPPNVDEFLYAIGVRVLEGYGLTETAPVIAMRSERRPVFGSVGTPCAYNEVKIVDDTGAQLPVGYKGIVLVRGKNIMQGYYKNPELTAQVLDADGWFNTGDIGYRCVGGQIVLRGRKKDTVVLRGGENVEPVPLEMSMQESRFIARAVVVGQDERYLAALIVPDEAELRLWAEAQELRTECMEELLVNPAVVKFFEQEIAKRISLENGFKIFERINRFVLLPKVFEVGVELSAKQEVMRHRVADLYAKEIAQLFS
- a CDS encoding chromate transporter gives rise to the protein MYTTSTTAAQRAQACHIWLQEINGFLCILSFFLSKRRHALSSRRPSCSELAQLFWVFFKIGLSTFGGGVAMLPLLKRLLCEHKKWVDEEELVNCFAIGQCTPGIIAVNVATFCGAKRARFWGALCTTLGVVTPSFLIIVFLAVGIRSLHTYAWTTRVLKGMNVAVSVLLMRTLFALRKKSLPDAGAWVTAMGTYGMMHVFHFPSLLAMLSAALAGLAIKTVRMWCASRV
- a CDS encoding chromate transporter, whose amino-acid sequence is MNLWSLCFLFMYVGLCSIGGGLVSLSVMQRELLIRGMVSAEHFYSMVAISESTPGPIGINLATYVGYEYAGIAGALVCTSALVFPSFIIIFFMERVLRAFQHSVILTRMLYGLRAGALGMIAGAVGTVFSIAVFPYAQFFQFVIGKRNTPPSLDVHTLTLFLVLCALSFFFKRIHPVFLIFLGALGALCFGN
- a CDS encoding alpha-amylase/4-alpha-glucanotransferase domain-containing protein, which gives rise to MKKGDNTKIRIAFAAKLTEACVQSLHAEHDPSQYQAFFSGLCRHEQLPLTVHMTGSFFQFIQKKNSPYPYLINNLLGSKRLELLSGGFYQPYLPLLPQADVISQIELLTSTLREHVIKRPRGCFLEASAWSAALIPSLVKAGMEYCLLDYRLFEASDMPATKPAVLEDSSKCLVALPYRELTIDTPAETFYAQLVARYGDTPGTVLIFMLPLDCYQKLFFTHDNASTWFKTFIQYVQKPNSPFRLTHTGEIYKEPPVCFGYIASNMVRNDVLLHKTAKQLIICSTHARLLYAKMMYVHNIAMQIKGDKQRKHHALSELWKAEQGVFFISSDRGYASAGSAQRTAYKYLLTAEKVARTPGVFNNSLITFDFNFDGVREFLSQRELMNMYVQLPGGLIFEFDIFSSYKNYAAVPRQPGGIFIDYVLSEQDVVHLRENPGHAVPTVFSHTPYQEIGFDPIKHELTLRAEGIFEEFNQPVSLKKQYFFKSEGVQVQYILKNESPLNLSAFFAVEMNLAVHGTDDAAPELVVFSENEKYTAAITRDHFPCISWMRLTDPEGKTVFTIEGNENPDVAITPLCESTSNQYANTEGIKCLFYWKVDLNAGYETEKMLFLKAFSTKKR